TCTACTTCTGGGCCATCACAGTGTTGGCGCTGGTGCTCGGCGGCCTCATGATCATCCCGATCGGCGGCGCCGACATGCCGGTGGTGGTCTCGATGCTCAACTCCTATTCGGGTTGGGCCGCGGCTGCCGTGGGCTTCACGCTGGGCAACACCGCCCTGATCGTCACCGGCGCCCTGGTGGGCTCGTCGGGTGCGATTCTCTCCTACATCATGTGTAAGGCGATGAACCGCTCCTTCATCTCGGTGATCCTGGGCGGCTTCGGCGCCGATACCTCGGCTTCGTCGGGCTCGGGCGAAGAAGAAACCCGCCCGGTCAAGCAGGGCGCGGCCGACGACGCCGCATTCCTCATGAAGAATGCCGGCAAGGTCATCATCGTCCCTGGTTACGGCATGGCCGTGGCCCAGGCCCAGCACGCGCTGCGCGAAATGGCCGACATGCTCAAGGCCGCCGGTGTCGAGGTCAAGTACGCCATTCACCCGGTTGCCGGTCGTATGCCTGGCCATATGAACGTGCTGCTGGCCGAAGCCAATGTGCCCTATGACGAAGTGTTCGAGCTCGAAGACATCAACTCCGAGTTCGCCCAGGCCGACGTTGCCTTCGTCATCGGCGCCAACGACGTGACCAACCCTGCCGCCAAGACCGACAAAACCTCGCCGATCTACGGCATGCCGGTCCTCAACGTCGAAGACGCGGGCACCGTGCTCTTCATCAAGCGCGGCATGGCTGCCGGTTATGCCGGTGTCCAGAACGAACTCTTCTTCCGCGACAACACCATGATGCTCTTCGGCGACGCCAAGAAGGTGACCGAAGAAATCGTCAAGGCGCTCGGCCACTAAGGCCGGGATCGTGCGAGATTGATGAGCGCCCGCCGGGGAACCGGCGGGCGCTTTTGTTTTGGGGTGTTGGGGTTGGTGCGCCGCAGACACTGCTCGCGAGTTGTGGTCTCCCTCCCCCTTGCGGGGAGGGGACAGGGGTGGGGGTAGCCTCAAACCGGAGCTAGCCTCCCAATCCGGAGGCAACCGATCCGCACCCCGCCGCCCCCAGCAAACTTATCCCCTCTCCCCCCACCCGTGAGATCATCCACCCATCCCTGCCGCACCGGGCGGACTGCAGAGCGACCCGCAGCGACAGGGACAGCCGGGCGTGCGGGGTTCGCTCCCTCGCATGGGTCCATGGGACGCCGCTCGAATCCGGGGCTCGACCATCAAGCCTGCCGGAACGGAGCCGCGATGATCAGGTCCTCAAAATCCCGGCGCCCCGAGGCGAAGTGCGTCTCGTTTTTTTGACTAACCCATTGAGGCGAACTTTCGCCTCGGGGCCCGCCCGACCAAAGCAAAACCGCGCGACCCGGAGGCCGCGCGGCGACTGGACTTGCCTCAAATTCGAGATGCTAACCCTCGGTCAGCTTGAATTCGATGCGACGGTTGCGGCGATAGGCTTCGTCGTTGTCGGCCGGATCGAGCGGGGCGAATTCGCCGAAGCCGGCGGCGACCAGCCGGTTGGGCGATACGCCCTGACTCACGAGATACTTGGCCACCGAAATGGCGCGGGCGGCCGACAACTCCCAGTTCGAGGGGAACTGGGCGTTGGAGATCGGGCGCTTGTCGGTATGGCCGTCGATGCGGAGCACCCAGTTGATATCGGGCGGAATTTCCTTCTCGAGCTGCAGGATCGCCTGGGCAAGGCCTTGCAGGTCGGCGACGCCGCCCGGCGAGATATCGGCCTTGCCGGGTTCGAACAGTACTTCGGACTGGAAGACGAAGCGGTCGCCCACGACGCGCACGTCGGCGCGGCCTTCGAGAATCTGCCGCAAGCGGCCGAAGAAGTCGGAGCGATAGCGCGACAGATCCTGCACGCGCTGGGCCAAGGCCACGTTCAGACGCCGTCCCAGATCGGCGATCTTGGTGCGCGATTCAGTGTCTCGGGTCTCAGAGGCCTGCAAGGCGTCCTCAAGCGCCGCGATCTGGGTGCGCAGGGCCGCCAGCTGCTGGTTGAGCAGCGCCACCTGCGCCGCCGCCTCGCGCGAAACTTCCTTCTCGCCGGCGAGCTGCGCATTGAGGTCGGCAATGGCCTCGTCCTTGCCCGCGTCTCCTGCGCCGATACCGGCCAGTTGCCCCTGCAGCCGATCGCGGTCCTGCTCGGCACCCGAAAGCGTGGCCGTGAGGTTGGCGATGGTGGCTTCGAGGTCCGAATTATTGGCGCGCTCGAGCTGGAGCAGGTCGGTCAGCTCGGCAATCTGCGAGTTGAGGCGCGACAGCGCGGTGTCCTTGCCCAGCAATTCCTGACTGGTGAAGAACTGGGTAAGCATGAAGAGCGACAGGAGGAAGATGATGACGAGCAAGAGGCTCGACAGCGCATCGACGAATCCCGGCCAGTAATTGGTGACCTCGCGGGCGCGGCGACTGAGGGCCATCTAGCAGCGCTCCGGCTGGTCGGGGCTCACCGCTGGTCCCCCTTGAGGGTGGCCAGCATCTCGTCGATCAATTCGCGCAGCTTGGCGTTGTTCTCGCTCTGCTCGGCGATATGCGTTCGCAGCGTATCCTGCTCAGCCCGCATATGTTTGACGAGCCCGTCGATGCCCTTGGCCAGTTCAGCCATGGCGCGGATGGCGTTCTGGGAGGAATTGGTGCTCTGCATCGTCGTGCCGAGCCGGTCGAGCATGGCCTGCATGTCCGTGCCCTGGACGCCCAGCCCGGATGCCTGCAATGCCGTCATCGGGTGGTCGAGTTCGGTCATCGAGGTCATCCAGTCCTCGAGATCGGTATAGAAGGCGTTCTGCGCCTGGCCGGTCTGGAGGTCGAGGAAGCCGAGGATCAGCGAACCGGAAAGGCCGAAGAGCGAAGACGAGAAGGCGGTGCCCATGCCGCCCAGCGGGGCGGTGAGGCCTTCC
The sequence above is a segment of the Paradevosia shaoguanensis genome. Coding sequences within it:
- a CDS encoding peptidoglycan -binding protein → MALSRRAREVTNYWPGFVDALSSLLLVIIFLLSLFMLTQFFTSQELLGKDTALSRLNSQIAELTDLLQLERANNSDLEATIANLTATLSGAEQDRDRLQGQLAGIGAGDAGKDEAIADLNAQLAGEKEVSREAAAQVALLNQQLAALRTQIAALEDALQASETRDTESRTKIADLGRRLNVALAQRVQDLSRYRSDFFGRLRQILEGRADVRVVGDRFVFQSEVLFEPGKADISPGGVADLQGLAQAILQLEKEIPPDINWVLRIDGHTDKRPISNAQFPSNWELSAARAISVAKYLVSQGVSPNRLVAAGFGEFAPLDPADNDEAYRRNRRIEFKLTEG
- a CDS encoding NAD(P)(+) transhydrogenase (Re/Si-specific) subunit beta, whose protein sequence is MNANIAAVLYLISGVLFILALRGLSSPASSRRGNQFGMIGMAIAILTTLALAAPSDLVSWALIIGGLAIGGGIGAYLARNVKMTDMPQLVAAFHSLVGLAAVFVAAAALYAPEAFGIGHVGEIHGQALVEMALGVAVGAFTFTGSVIAFAKLNGNMSGKPILLPGRHLLHIVLGIVLVVLIWQLVATANPIYFWAITVLALVLGGLMIIPIGGADMPVVVSMLNSYSGWAAAAVGFTLGNTALIVTGALVGSSGAILSYIMCKAMNRSFISVILGGFGADTSASSGSGEEETRPVKQGAADDAAFLMKNAGKVIIVPGYGMAVAQAQHALREMADMLKAAGVEVKYAIHPVAGRMPGHMNVLLAEANVPYDEVFELEDINSEFAQADVAFVIGANDVTNPAAKTDKTSPIYGMPVLNVEDAGTVLFIKRGMAAGYAGVQNELFFRDNTMMLFGDAKKVTEEIVKALGH